Genomic DNA from Colius striatus isolate bColStr4 chromosome 7, bColStr4.1.hap1, whole genome shotgun sequence:
AGACTCATGGTGTCagctaggttttttttctgctgctatCTCTCTCTCCCATTCTCTCAGAACTGGAAATGAGATAAAAATCctgcccttctgtgattctgaattAGTTCTCCTAACCCTTGGCTAGGTGCCTGGCAAAATCCCAGAGCCAAATTCTGTGTCAAAGTCAAGCATCCTGCAGCTTGTCTTTGTTATCTAAGTGAGGGTACACAAGTCCAGAAGAAGATGGGAAGTGAGAAGTATTGGGTCCAATGCAAACAGTGGTTTCCTCTTCTGTACCAATGTTCTAATAATGGTTTGAGAGAGATAAGGATTTGTAAAGATGTTTGAATTCCATCACTGTGCAGGAACAAAAACAGAGCCAATTGCATTTGTAACTGTGTTTAAATATCAAATAAATGTACCCAGTTCCCTCTGCACAACATAGCAACCCATTCAACTATGTACTTGTATGAAGTCACTGCATCTCCCACCAAAACCTTGAGCCTACAGTGCCACAAGCATGCACTCTCACCCGTTTTCCTGAGACTAGGcccaacagctctgcagggtcaCAGTCTACTGCATCATCTCTGGGGCACAGAGAAGCTGAGAGCAGGCACCACAGGGTGCCCTACAAGAGTGTCTTCCAACAATGTGGAGCAAAAGTAGTTTTGTCCtgttttcaggcttttcttAACTAAGGCAGACTTTGCTTTGCCATTTTCAATTTCCTGGCTTCCTTCACCTCAAGCTCCACAAAATACCTGACACATATCAATAGTATGATGAAGTATGACCTGTTGCAGCTTATTTCTACAATGTGcttgctttttatttgcttgGTGTGGCTAATGGGAGAACTTACGTAAAGCAATTTCAGGTTTATTGCTTACATCAGTCACTGGAGAATCTATCAACGGTTACTTGCGTCACCCACCCATTCCCTCTGCGCTGCTTAATACAATGCAGGGTAACAATGTGATTCCTGCACCCCTCAACTTCTTCAGCTCTACTCCCATATAGATACTTTTAATTTCAGAGTGAGGTGAAATTCCCTCACTCTGGACATGTGTAAATACTTCTAAGTGTCATTACACTACCCCTGCAGGGAGTGGATCTCTAGAAAACATTATCTGTTACTTCTACCTCAGGCAGTCCCTCAGGTCAGCAGACAGTGAGGGGATAATGCTGTCAGGAGACAGACTGGAGAGGTGTGGCCTAGTGTATCTTTCCACTTGTTTTGCAAGTGCATGAATGACACCATAACAAACATGACATAATCCCTGACCCAatctatattttctttcaaatcatACTCAATTGGGAACACTTTAAATTTAATCTTAAGAGTTTTATTAGGTCTAAAAATAAgttcttaaatattttccaagGTGGACCATAATATGAAAAACAATTATATcatctgtgtttaaaataaacCACAGTTTGTTATAACTGAGACCCCTTCAGTGGAATAACATTTGTCAAGAATTATAGCATACAGGGAATTGTACAGCCTCAACCAATTCACATACAGTATTTCTCAGATTGCTTTCAAACTAGACCAGTTGCAGAGTCTAGTCCAGAATTCCTACCAGCAAGAACGTCGCAAAAGGGTGGAACCTGGTCTTCAGGTGAAGAAGGTGTGAGGTCTTTACCACAAATAAAAACGTGTCTATTAGTGTACCCCTTTTTTATACCTTATCCCTTAAATGAACACTTTCATAAATAGCCCTACATAAATAATAATGTCAGAAGTTTCTAAAAATTTACTCCATCAGTCAGACCTGACTTGACGTTCTCTGGTCTCTCACTGCTCAGTGTTTCTGCAATTATTCTGTGATACAAGAATCCTTAATGTCACTTACAGAGCAGATCATACATTTTCAGTGAGAGTTAAGCTGCAGAGGAAGATTTGGCAGTTAAATGAAATGCATGTTACAGCtgatgctgtattttttttcattggaatAACTGAAAAGATTAAGCTGTAGTGCAGGCAGGGCTTGAGTCATGCTTACATCATTGTATCTCTTGGCCTGATATGAACCATTAAAAATGGTAGCTCAAGCTGCTTCTTTGCTTATCTACAACCATGCTCAGTCAAATAGCAGTTAGtctagtggggaaaaaaaagtagtagttGAAGGCTGTATACATACAAGCACTGCTCGTTACTGTCAATGACTGTCCCAGGACCATTGATCTAATAGATTCCTTAGTATACCTTTAAACAAAGCACACTCTTACCTATGCATAAGAAAAAGCACTACAAAGAGCAGTTAATACAACATCTTACTCTGCATTTTGATTCaggttgtttttaaaaaagcaatttgttgttgttgccaAAACTGCACAACCTTCCACTCTGGGAGATCCCAGGGTCAGTGGCAATAGCACTGATACCTCTTCTGTAGTGTTTAAACAAGCAGCAGCTTTAGTCTCAGTGCCTTTTCACCTGTGAAGGAGAGCTGGGTGTATTACTAAACAACAGCCACTATTCCCATCTAACTTTTCTATGCTGAGAAACTGTTCAGGAGAGAACTGGTTTACAGTGCTCCACTCGTGAGCAGCATCCCTGGAGcgcctgtgctgctgtggggtaGTGTGGGGAGCCACAGCCTTAAAAGGCCCAGCAAGAAGCCTTCGGAGGGAAGCAGGGAGCAAGCAACCCCCGACGTGAGTGAAACACAAACACGttgtgggtttttcttcctcagataAAAGTACCGGCGCACCAGCCTAAGTGCTGCCCGCGGATGACTAGTTAGAACAAGTTTAAACGCAAAagctaaaattaaaatgtttcctcGGCGTGACTGCCTCCTTCAGCGAGTTTTCTTGCAGTCCTGCAGCTCGCTCTGTCCCGGCACTGCGGCTCCGCTCCGCCCGCCGCGCCTGTGCCGCGCTGCCCAGCGGACGGGGAGGGCACCGGACCGAGCTCTGCTGCCAGGCGGGTGCTAAACGAGGGACTCGCAGACGGGCAGCGAGTCCGAGTCTTGGCTGTGCATGGAGCTCAGCCCCGTGTCCGAGTCCTCGCCGTTGTCGGCGCGGTCCTTGCGCAGCGCCCGCGCCTGTTCCACCCAGCCGGCCGCGCTgctccccgccgccccgcgcggctccgccgccgcctccgccacGTCCAGGGTGCCCAGCGTCTCCAGCAAGCGCTGCAGCTCCCGCTCCTTGTCCTCCCACGCCCGCTGCGTGTAGTCCAGGTCGGTTTTGACGGCTTCCAGGTCCGTGCTCAGCTTGAGGCCAATGTAGAGGCTGGTGCTCAGCTGGGTCTTCACTCGCTCGTGCTCCAGGTGCAGCTCGCCCTCGCCGCCGCCGCTCAGCTCCGTGGTGTCGCAGTCCGTCTCGGCCAGGCCGGGCCCCgctgccagctccagctcctcccgccgccgcttCATCCAGCGCTCGTTGAGCTCCTCCTGGATCTCCGCGGCcaggtgctccagcagctcctcctgctgcgctcgctgctcctgcagctgcagcacctcctcacacttcctagCGTAGTCTTCCTCGGGGCGGCCGGCAGCGGGCTGGGCCGCCCCGCCCGGCTCCCGGCCCGGCTCCggctccccgccgccggcccccaCCAGGTAGGTGTCCTGCACGTAGTTGACGCCGTGCCGCTTCATGcggtccaggtggatcttggcCTCGTACCTGTCGATCTCCCGGTCCAGCTCGCGAAGCCGCTGGATCTGCTGCCGGATGGTGTGGTCCTGTGAGAGCACTAGGTGCACCAGCGTCTCCATCCTCTCCGCCGACGAGGCTTCCCGAGCCAGCGGCTGCTGCCGCCTCTTGTTGATCTTGGCCAGCTTGCGGAAGGCTTTCCTCACCACCCGCCGCTGCCGCTCCTGCGTGAGTGCCAGGCTGGCGCGGGCCGCCCCCAGGCCGTGGCCGGGGCGCTCCTTGCTCAGCACCACCCGCGCCTCGGCGCTGCGCGGCCCCGCGTTGGGCAGCGAGGCCTCGCTGCGCACCAGCACGAAGCGTACGTTCTCCTGCTCGTCCCCCCACGCCACCCAGAGCCGCAGGATCTTCGTCTTGTTGGGCAGGATGCGCTCGAAGCCGCGCCACTTCTCCACGATGCAGTAGGAGTGCGGCGGCCCCGACAGCATCCCGCCGCCGGGCTCGGGCAGCGCCGGCCGCTGCCGCCGGTGGTGGCTGTCTTCCAGTAGCACGCGCACCACGTCCGAGCAGGTGGTCCGCCGGGAGAGCCCGGAGatcagcttctcctcctggcAGATCCACACCGAGATCTTCCGCTCCTCGGGCTCCATCGGGGTCGGCTGCGGGCGGGCGGCCAGGGCCGCCGGCTCAGGGCTGGCCGGGCGGCCGTTCCATGGGCAGCGCTCCTGGCaggcgcggcgcggcgcagcCCGGCCGCCCTCAGCCCGGCCGGGATGCCTCCCCGCCCGCGGCTCCCCGCCCGTGCGCTCCGTCGGCCGCTCCACCCCTTCCTGCGGGCCGCCGGGAggggctcggcccggcccggcccggtgCGATGCGCGGCGGAGGGCTGCCGCCTCCCGCACCTCGCAGCCGCCGGGTTTTCCTCGCCCACCACGTGGGCGACCCCGCGGCTCACgccccggcggcggccgccccgACACCCCGCGCCCGGATCCGCCGGCGCGGAAACTTCAAGGCGGGCAGCTGTCCGTTCCGCGTCTCGTTCTGTTACCAGCCGCCGCCGCGGACGAGCGGCGTCGAGGGATCTCCCAGACTGCCGAGGGACAGGAGCGGATCCGCGAGCTTCAAAGCGAGAGCCAGAACTAGGGAGGAATTTCCAGTTTTAGTAAATCATCCGCCTGTAATTAGGAAATTCATGTTTGTGAAGCACTTCGCAGATGAAATATGCAAAGGACGGGGATGTCTAAGTCTTATTAAAATACTAGCCGAGCCAGATTTTAATGGGAGCTTGCTGCCTGCTTTGATGGGAACAGGCTCGGTCTCTGAGTGTGGAGTAAAATGAGGAGCTGTAAAAAAATGGTAATGTTATGGTAGCGATTTTCATCTTGCGATTGCATCGCGAGCATTCTCTGACCTATGCTCTTCTGTGTGGCTAGAAGGTATTATGATAGGCAAAAACCTTAAAGTCCCTAAAGCCTGAAGGCTGATCTGTACCTTCTGGGGAACTGTAAGGGCCAATAAAATAGCTGGTGCCTGTGGAGAGGGTCTTTGTGTGAATGCCATTTGTGTTCAAATCAGTGGAACAGAACAGAGTTGAGAGTATGGTAGCCTGATTACTCTAATTCCACTGTTTGGAACAGCAAAGTTGGTGCACACAAAGTTAACAATTCTGCAGCCTAGTGCTGTCTTTTCCCCTCTGGTGCACAGGCTCAgtgtgggcagctgctgctctagcttttcctgtattttcccGGGGAAGGcagcctgcctgctgctctccctgcatACAGCAGCTAATTATGATGGTGGCTTCTGCCATGCAACCTTCAGTCCCGTGAGGAAGTGGGCTGAGGGACCACCGAATGCCTGCATTCCTGGAGCTGAAGGTCATGTAGATCATGTGCCTGCTGCTAACGTCCCTTTCCTGTATTACTGCAGGTTAAATTCCAAACCGAAGTGGCTGCTGCCTGTTGCAATGAGGGCACGCAAGATAGGGGCGTTGGTACCAGGCTGAATTTTGCTTCCTGACCCCAGCCACCTTCCATTATAGTTGCGTGGTAGTAAGTTGCATTTAGTGGTAAAGCCTGCTATTGCTAAAGTTGTTTAGCTCTTAACATGTGTCAGAAGGGCTAGATcactgtgcctttttttttttttcagaggtaaGTGTTTGACAATGGAAGGTTATTCCTGAGGTGCATAGTCTTTTTGTTCAGTGCATCAGTTATACCTAAAAGCATTGTTCACTCCAGGGCTGAGGAAGGTGGACCCAGCAATAGCAGTCCTATAAGAGAGCAAAATAGCCCTAACAAAGGGAGTCATAAGGACTCTGGGATACCAAACAACTCACACTGCCCTAGAATGATAGGGTCTTGAACAGGAATGAAACATGAAACAGGGCTGTACAATTTGGCTTCACCACTGAAAAGTCTAAGATAAAAAAAGACTTTAGAAGAGTTAGAAGAGCCTTGTTGCTCTCATCAAGCTGGCAGAGTCTTGGAAAGACATACCATTCCTTGATGTCTTCTGTAGAAGCAGGTGCAGCAAAGGCTTAAAGAGGCAGTGAAAAACTGTCAGATTCCTTTACTAATGGTTCTTTGTCTTTCATATTTAGTTTTGATCTCATTTTATGGGTATTTCCTATGGAAATGTCTGTACCTACTTCATTCTGGCAAAGAACAATACAGGAAGAACAGGGTGTGATGTGAAGAGGCATCTTACACTCCCCACAGGTCAAGCTGCTCCAACTTGTTCAACTACCTTTATCTATCCAGCATCCAGCATCGCTTTGTGCGATGAAATTGGAAGGTGATCTTTCCATCTTTACTTGACCACATCTCTGTATATGGAAAACTGGCTTTGCCTCCCTAGCAGAGGCTCCAAGGCAGCATTGCCAGAGAGAGAATGAACATGTTGGCAGTTTGATTGCAGGCAGTAAGATTAAGTAGACAAGCGCTTGACTTTGGCTGGATAAGCCTATTAGATGAGTATGTGTGTGATATGTGGTTAAAAGCTCACATCAGAAATATACATTATAAGATCTCAGGTTTGCCTTCCAGAAGTTTGTTTTAGGCTGTCTGCAGACTCAAGAACATGCCACTAAAGCTTCAAAAGTTTAAGAGCTTAAACAAATAAGCACCTATCTGAAGCAGTTTTGGCCCTGCCAATGAGAATTCCAGAAGCAATTGAATGCAGGCAATCCTTTGCCTTCCCTCCAAGGATCTCAAAGCATCCAACAGAAGAAGGTAGTGTCATAGTCTCGTTTTTACAGATATGAATGCTATGGCATTAAGAGAGTCAAGTGCCTTGCCTAAGGTTATATAACAAGGCAGTAGTAATGTCATGAAGCGAGTCAGGTTCCTTCACTTCAGTGCCATTAGTCACTGAACTTGATTGTCTAGTGCTCTCTatccttcccctccttttaATTATTCTATGagaaagggagatgaggaagcATACATTAGTTCAATGACTACAGACGGTGATAAAGTGAAAGTGCAAACTCAGCAGATGATATATTCTGCATCTCCAACGGGACCTCTCCCACTTGGTGAGGACAAATCTCTCTCAGCGGACTGTGCCTGCAGACCTGCAAGCCTCAACAGTGACATGCAAAGAGCCTGTCTCATTAAAATGTCACTGGAAGGACGATTGTTCCTCTTCCCCACAGAACAGCGTTATATGAAGTCTTCTGTAATTTCTGAAATGAGCATATCACACAATTTAAAGCTTAAAATGTAATAAACATGGTCTGTAATCCAGAGACTCTTTCTGTGCTGCTCTATCAATACAGAATTGTCAACAGGCTCTGCTTCTGAAGCACAGACTTCCTGGACAGAATGTTATTCAGAACATCACTACATGGTATAtatttctttggtttgttttattaattaCAGAAATTCAAAGTTAATTATATTCTTAACAGCTGCCTAAGCCAAAAAGGAGATTTATGAGCTTAACATTTCAGGCTGTGTTGAAAAGTCCAAGCCCAGGTGTAGACTAGTTTGTTTTTAccttctgcaaaaaaaacctaCAAGGCTGAGAGATAGGAGATCAGCTGTATGCTGGCATTTCACATAgcattctttctcttccttccttttcattgAGCTGTGTAAGTAAATTACTAAGGCTTTTGTGATAAGAACAGCATCTGTTATAGGGTTAGATAGTGaaacattcatttattttttaattctttttttttaagctgagcTACCACAGTGAAATTGCAGtcctgctattttttttaataagtgaaATGACACAAGACTTTATCTTAAATACTTTGAATCtaaaacaaatgaataaaaatgtgtttcctcCTTCCA
This window encodes:
- the RASSF10 gene encoding ras association domain-containing protein 10; this translates as MEPEERKISVWICQEEKLISGLSRRTTCSDVVRVLLEDSHHRRQRPALPEPGGGMLSGPPHSYCIVEKWRGFERILPNKTKILRLWVAWGDEQENVRFVLVRSEASLPNAGPRSAEARVVLSKERPGHGLGAARASLALTQERQRRVVRKAFRKLAKINKRRQQPLAREASSAERMETLVHLVLSQDHTIRQQIQRLRELDREIDRYEAKIHLDRMKRHGVNYVQDTYLVGAGGGEPEPGREPGGAAQPAAGRPEEDYARKCEEVLQLQEQRAQQEELLEHLAAEIQEELNERWMKRRREELELAAGPGLAETDCDTTELSGGGEGELHLEHERVKTQLSTSLYIGLKLSTDLEAVKTDLDYTQRAWEDKERELQRLLETLGTLDVAEAAAEPRGAAGSSAAGWVEQARALRKDRADNGEDSDTGLSSMHSQDSDSLPVCESLV